A stretch of DNA from Micromonospora sp. WMMD1155:
GCCCACCCGTCGCACCCGCTGACGTCGCACGCCTCCGCCGACGCGATCGAGTCTGCCATCCGCGACCTGGGTGGCCCCGAGGGCGTGGTCGGCATCGTGTACGGGGAGCAGGCGGGCCGGTCGCTGGTGCGTCACCCAGCGATCCGCGCCGCCGCCCTGACGGGTTCCGTCGGGGCCGCCCGTGCCATCCAGGCCGCCATCGACGAACGGCCCGATCCGATTCCCCTCTACGCCGAGCTGAGCAGCGTGAACCCGATCGTCATCCTGCCCGGCGCGGCCGTGGACCGGAGCGACCGGATCGCCGAGGGCCTGTTCACCTCCTTCACGGCGTCCGGCGGTCAGCTGTGCACCAAGCCCGGCCTGGCGTTCGTCCCGTCCGACCCGGCCGGTGACCGGCTGGTCGACGCGCTGCGGGAGCGGGTCGGCTCGGCGGGGGGCGCGGTCCTGCTGAACGAGCGCATCCGGGACGCGTACGAGACCCAGGCGGCGGCGTTCGAACGGGCCGGGGCCCGGGTTTCGGCGCGACCCCGGGTGGACCCGGGCGAGGGCTTCACCGTCGCGCCGACGCTCCTGGAGGTCGGTCTGCCGGACCTGACGGCCGAGATCGCCGACGAGTGCTTCGGCCCGCTGCTGATCGTGGTCAGGTATGGCGGCGTCAGCGACCTCGACGCGGCCCTGGTGACCGTCCCGCCGTCGCTGACCGGGGCCGTCCACCGTGGACCGAGCGATGAGGCCGAGGTGGTGCGTCGGCTGGTCGACGTGTTCGCCGCCCGCGCCGGTCGCATCGTCTTCGACGGTTACCCCACCGGTGTCCGGGTGTCCTGGGCCCAGCACCACGGAGGGCCCTGGCCGTCGACGAACGCCGTACACACCTCGGTGGGCGCCACGGCGATCCGGCGGTTCCTTCGCCCGCTGGCGTGGCAGGACGCCCCGGAGTGGGTCCTGCCCGAGGAGCTTCGAGACGAGTACGCCGCCATTCCCCGCCGAGTGGACGGGAGGTTGGAAGCGGCCACCGAATAATCGCGACAGAGGTCGCTGCGGCATCGTTTTCCCGGTGGCGCCGGGTCGGTCGGCGAGCATTTCCCGCGAATTGATCCGGATGGATTCGCGCGCCGGCCGCCCCGGTGCTGCAGAAAGGTGCCCGAAATTGTTCCGTGCCCGGCCGGTAAATACATCGTTGACCGTCATCGCACTTCGTGTCTGTGTTTCTGGGCAGGGCCAGATGTTAGCGCTCGCAGAGCGGCATCTCCCGATTCCGGTGTCCGTTCACCTCACGGCCGGACCCGGGAGCCCACCGGTCGACACCCGGTAGACCCAGGCGCGACGCCGAACTCCCTGTGGTGGGGAAGCCCCGGCCGCGTACCCCTGGTGAACCCAGGGTGTACGCGGCCGGGGTGGTTCGGTCGACCGGTCAGGGGGTCACGTCGGTGGCCTGGACCCGCAGCATGGTCCAGGACGCGGGCGGGAGGGTCAGCCGGACGCCGGTGTCGACGCCGCGTGCCGTGCCGTTGGGGCGCGGCTCGGCGTGGTCCGGACCGTCGGCCGTGTTCTTGGCGTGCAGGTCGGCGCCGCCGATGGTGACGCACTCGATGACGCCGGCCAGCCGGGCTCCGGTGACGTCGACAGTCACCTCGGCCGGGGCGGTGGTGACGCGGTTGACGAGGAAGACCGTCATCTCGCCGGTGTCGTCGTCCCAGGTGGAGACCGCGTCGACCGCGTCGATCTCGCCGAAGCGGTCGGTGGACGTCGTGCTGCCCTCGCGGAGCACGTCGAGCACCGC
This window harbors:
- a CDS encoding aldehyde dehydrogenase family protein; protein product: MNVVITVDPRDGRRRSTDLSETDESRLEVIADQASRAAQWLSGLGRVGRAEMLDRIAASLEARRAELVAAAEAETGLSTARLDGELTRAALQFRMFGDVVRDGAYVEAAIDHAADTPLGPGPDLRRMLVPLGPVAVFGASNFPFAFSVAGGDTAAALAAGCPAVLKAHPSHPLTSHASADAIESAIRDLGGPEGVVGIVYGEQAGRSLVRHPAIRAAALTGSVGAARAIQAAIDERPDPIPLYAELSSVNPIVILPGAAVDRSDRIAEGLFTSFTASGGQLCTKPGLAFVPSDPAGDRLVDALRERVGSAGGAVLLNERIRDAYETQAAAFERAGARVSARPRVDPGEGFTVAPTLLEVGLPDLTAEIADECFGPLLIVVRYGGVSDLDAALVTVPPSLTGAVHRGPSDEAEVVRRLVDVFAARAGRIVFDGYPTGVRVSWAQHHGGPWPSTNAVHTSVGATAIRRFLRPLAWQDAPEWVLPEELRDEYAAIPRRVDGRLEAATE